From a region of the Ostrinia nubilalis chromosome 18, ilOstNubi1.1, whole genome shotgun sequence genome:
- the LOC135080477 gene encoding ribosome-releasing factor 2, mitochondrial, with translation MKTFCYVNYYRKLLRKAPIRNYSSGVSDSNTENIRNIGILAHIDAGKTTTTERMLFYSGKIRSMGEVHHGNTVTDYMEQERQRGITITSAAVSFPWRGSQINLIDTPGHIDFTMEVEQSLAVLDGAVIVMDASAGVEAQTLTVWRQAGGYRVPRLIYLNKMDRADADHAACASAVRDKLQAQPLVLHAPVHHEGRFIGLIDLITLEEVIWTQGRGQNFIRRKLTETKDGHKWETSMDSHRQLVDTLSSMDDQLADTIIQHESLDNLNSKDIEAAVRRCTIDMKGFPLLCGSSYKNIGVQTLMDGVISYLPSPLQCNELHKCFGQDLAARAFKVQHDDQRGVLTFLRLYGGEISKGQKIYNLARERSEQAGALYVALADEYKPVETVTAGNIAVVSALKATMTGDLVTSTQSAAGRAKERLATTLKQQDKVEQLMLPSARQRLQALETEPSNEELADVLLGIGTTIPEPVFLCSIEPPSIAYQNALDIALAELTREDPSLRVSTDDETGQMVLAGMGELHLEIIKERIIREYKIEVELGPLQIAYREALVGTAKHTLAVDRKIGSFKQQVKITMSAKNAKVAHDKVLRLDKSAESAANLSHIHPRTLQTINTAVATALQHGPKLGCPLVDVQVTLHWLEVTRSTSDSVLGATVVQCLRKVFEEADSMLLEPVMSLEVVCPESHAARVLTDLTRRRAEIRHIQLRHQNKVC, from the exons ATGAAGactttttgttatgttaattaTTACAGAAAACTGCTTAGAAAAGCACCTATACGAAATTACTCTTCTGGTGTAAGCGATAGTAATACTGAAAATATAAGGAATATTGGTATATTAGCCCACATAGATGCAG GTAAGACTACCACAACCGAGCGCATGCTCTTCTACTCTGGCAAAATTCGGTCCATGGGAGAGGTACACCATGGGAACACTGTCACAGATTACATGGAACAGGAGAGGCAGCGGGGAATCACCATTACAT CTGCTGCAGTGTCGTTCCCATGGAGAGGCAGCCAGATCAACTTGATAGACACCCCGGGGCACATAGACTTCACCATGGAAGTGGAACAGAGCCTTGCTGTGCTTGATGGGGCTGTGATAGTCATGGATGCTTCTGCTG GAGTAGAAGCGCAGACGCTCACAGTGTGGCGGCAGGCCGGCGGCTACCGCGTGCCGCGGCTTATCTACTTGAACAAGATGGACCGCGCCGACGCCGACCATGCGGCGTGCGCGAGCGCCGTCAGGGATAAGTTGCAAGCGCAGCCGTTAGTGCTGCACGCGCCTGTGCACCATGAGGGACGGTTTATAG GTCTCATAGATTTAATTACACTGGAAGAAGTAATCTGGACGCAAGGCCGCGGTCAGAACTTCATCCGGCGAAAACTGACTGAAACCAAAGACGGCCACAAGTGGGAGACCTCTATGGACAGCCATAGACAACTCGTCGACACTCTATCCTCTATGGACGACCAGCTAGCCGACACTATCATACAACATGAATCTCTGGATAATTTGAACAGTAAAGACATTGAAGCAGCTGTAAGAAGATGTACCATAGACATGAAAGGGTTTCCGTTGCTCTGTGGTAGTTCGTACAAGAATATAGGAGTTCAGACGTTGATGGACGGTGTTATATCTTACCTGCCTTCTCCGCTACAATGTAATGAGTTGCACAAGTGCTTCGGGCAGGACTTGGCTGCGCGCGCGTTTAAAGTGCAGCACGACGATCAAAGGGGGGTTCTGACGTTCCTAAGACTGTATGGAGGGGAGATCAGCAAGGGACAGAAGATATACAACTTGGCCAGGGAAAGAAGTGAACAG GCTGGGGCTCTATACGTAGCTCTCGCGGACGAATACAAGCCAGTGGAGACGGTTACCGCTGGGAATATCGCTGTCGTTAGTGCTCTCAAG GCGACCATGACCGGCGACCTGGTAACGTCAACGCAGTCAGCCGCCGGCCGCGCCAAGGAGCGGCTTGCAACCACCCTCAAGCAGCAGGATAAGGTTGAACAGCTGATGCTGCCGAGCGCCCGTCAGAGACTCCAAGCCTTGGAGACAGAGCCCAGTAATGAGGAGCTGGCTGACGTCTTGCTAGGAATCG GAACCACAATCCCCGAGCCAGTATTCCTGTGCTCCATCGAGCCTCCGAGCATTGCGTACCAGAACGCACTTGACATAGCACTTGCCGAGCTCACCCGGGAAGACCCGAGTCTTCGCGTCTCCACCGATGACGAGACCGGCCAGATGGTCTTGGCTG GAATGGGCGAGCTTCACCTAGAAATCATAAAGGAGCGCATCATCCGCGAGTACAAAATAGAAGTGGAACTAGGGCCGCTTCAGATCGCCTACCGCGAGGCTCTGGTAGGAACGGCTAAGCATACCCTAGCAGTGGACAGGAAGATCGGCAGCTTCAAGCAGCAGGTCAAGATCACCATGTCTGCCAAGAATGCGAAGGTCGCGCATGATAAGGTGTTGAG GCTAGACAAATCGGCCGAAAGCGCGGCAAACTTGTCTCACATCCACCCGCGCACGCTGCAGACGATAAACACCGCCGTCGCCACGGCCCTGCAGCACGGGCCCAAGCTTGGCTGCCCG CTGGTGGACGTGCAGGTGACGCTACACTGGCTGGAAGTGACGCGCAGCACGTCCGACTCCGTGCTCGGCGCCACCGTCGTGCAGTGCCTCCGGAAG GTGTTCGAGGAAGCAGACTCAATGCTGCTAGAACCTGTGATGTCACTGGAAGTAGTGTGTCCCGAAAGCCACGCGGCGCGAGTGTTGACCGACCTCACGCGGCGCCGCGCTGAGATCAGACACATACAGCTGCGACACCAGAACAAGGTGTGTTGA